In Tsukamurella tyrosinosolvens, the genomic window GCCCGGCGAGGGCGAGGGCGAGGGCTTACCGGGTGCGCCGAGGACGGGCGGGGCGGGCTTCCCCGGGGCGCCGGCACCGGTGCCCGTGGCGGGCGCGGGTGTGCCGGGCGCGACGTGCACGGTCGGTGCCACGGGCGCGGCCGGCGCGGCGTGGGCCGCGGCGGCGAGGGGGACGCCCAGCGCGGCCGCGGCGACGGTGGCGAGGAGCAGCCGGCGACCGGCGGCGATGAGGATCGACATGGTTCTCTCCCTGGTGACGAGCCGCCTCGCCCGGTGCGGACGGCCGGTGCCGACGCTAGGAGCGCCGCGTCACCGCCCCGTCGGCGTCCGGTCGCAGGCGCGTCCCGTCCCGGTCCCGAGAGACGACGGACGCCCGCCGGCGAACCGGCGGGCGTCCGAGGGACGTGCGCTACTTCTTCGGGGCGTCCTTGAGCGACCAGGAGGGCGAGAGGTCGCCGCCGGTGTGCTCGAGCACCTTCGGCTTCACGGCGATCCAGCCGATCGCCAGGATGGCGACGAAGGCGGGGATGCCGAGGATGACGACGATGAGGTTCGTCTTGTCCCAGAAGCCGCCGTCGGACTTGTAGCCCGAGTAGGCCATGCCGACGAGGACGAGGAACAGGAAGACCAGGCCGACGTAGCTCATGAACGGTGCGAGCGGGGCGCGGAACGGGCTCTTGGTGACGATGCCCGCGTCGGAGAGCTTCCGGTACCGGATGTGGCACAAGAAGATCAGGCTCCACACGCCGACGACCGCGATGGCGGAGGCCTCCAGGGCGATGTCGAAGGCGTGGCCGGGGACGAGCGCGTTGAGCACGGCGCCGAGCACGTAGAAGATCGACGTCACGATGATGCCGGTGGCGGGGACGCCCGACTTGCTCATCTTCATGAACATGTTCGGGGCCTCGCGGCTGGCGGCGAGGCTGCGCAGCATGCGGCCCGTGGTGTACAGGCCGGCGTTGAGCGAGCTCATGGCCGCGACGATGAGCACGCCGTTGATGAGCGTCGCCATCCAGCTGATGCCCATGCGCTCGAAGACGGTGACGAAGGGGGACTCGAGGTCGCCCTCGGCGTTCCGGGTGCCGTACTGGCTGGTCGGCAGGATGCAGACGAGCAGGAAGATCGAGCCGCAGTAGAAGACCGCGATACGCAGGATCACCGAGTTGACGGCCTTGGGCACCTCGCGCTGCGGGTTCTGCATCTCGCCCGCGGCGATGCCGACCATCTCGATCGCGGCGTACGCGAAGACGACGCCCGACATCACGACGATCGGTGCGATCCAGCCGAAGGTGTCGCTGTGCGGCCAGAAGCCGCCCGGATTCGACCAGAGGTTGGAGATCCCGGCCTTGTGCGCCTGCTCGCCCTCACCCACGGTGA contains:
- a CDS encoding amino acid permease, encoding MTHSVDKFAAEQEGYKQTLGRRHVQMIAIGGAIGTGLFLGSASRLNSTGPALLFSYAFVGVIAFFLMRALGELVLYRQSSGAFVSYAREFFGEAAAYAAGWLYWIFWALTGVAELSAVAVYVRKWWELPNWISVIIALAVVLVINLLSARAFGEFEFWASVLKVAAIVVFLVVGLVIVVGQITVGEGEQAHKAGISNLWSNPGGFWPHSDTFGWIAPIVVMSGVVFAYAAIEMVGIAAGEMQNPQREVPKAVNSVILRIAVFYCGSIFLLVCILPTSQYGTRNAEGDLESPFVTVFERMGISWMATLINGVLIVAAMSSLNAGLYTTGRMLRSLAASREAPNMFMKMSKSGVPATGIIVTSIFYVLGAVLNALVPGHAFDIALEASAIAVVGVWSLIFLCHIRYRKLSDAGIVTKSPFRAPLAPFMSYVGLVFLFLVLVGMAYSGYKSDGGFWDKTNLIVVILGIPAFVAILAIGWIAVKPKVLEHTGGDLSPSWSLKDAPKK